One window of Ziziphus jujuba cultivar Dongzao chromosome 5, ASM3175591v1 genomic DNA carries:
- the LOC112491941 gene encoding uncharacterized protein LOC112491941: protein MAAIMKFFIVILFLFGLFSGGNCSQLPCSLSNIKVSQSKTGKMVQDKPEWKVTIKNDCDCSQKLVTLECTGFETVEPVDPSIMSFSGSVCLLINGQPFLNSDPISFNYAWDADVTSFNPISSVINCP, encoded by the exons ATGGCAGCTATCATGAAGTTTTTCATAGTCATTCTTTTCTTGTTCGGTCTTTTTTCCGGAg GGAATTGTAGTCAATTGCCATGCAGTCTCAGTAATATAAAGGTTAGTCAATCGAAAACAGGAAAAATGGTGCAAGACAAGCCAGAATGGAAGGTTACGATCAAGAATGATTGCGACTGTTCACAAAAGTTGGTTACGTTGGAGTGCACAGGATTTGAAACAGTGGAGCCTGTTGACCCTTCGATCATGAGTTTTAGTGGTTCTGTTTGTCTTCTCATAAACGGTCAACCATTCCTCAATAGCGATCCAATCTCTTTCAACTATGCTTGGGATGCCGATGTTACATCTTTCAACCCAATTTCCTCTGTGATTAATTGTCCTTAa